The sequence TAAAATATTTGCTTTCAAAATATCATAACTTTCACGCAAGTGGCGATACTCTCACTGATCTCATCACCTTTTGCTAGGTTTATTATCTTGTTTTTTATCTCATCTTTTGTGTAGTTTTGTCCGCTGATTTCTAAATGCCAAGCCAAATTTTCTACCATTTCATCTATATTTTTTGTAACGCTTCTATTTTCGTTTATCTCTTTTGATTGAAATTTAATATTTTTAGAGTTTAAAAAGGCCTCTAATCGTGCTACAGGTGCGGCCATATCGGCTCTTGTATCGGTATCCATAAAAAGCTCTAAAAGGTCGGATTTTCTTGGTTTTAGCCAATTCATATATATATGCGTATTAGCAAGGTTATAAAATATCTCAAAATCCTCATTGCTCCT is a genomic window of Campylobacter devanensis containing:
- a CDS encoding class I SAM-dependent methyltransferase; this translates as MREIWNKKSKTYPKFSPIMRPFEAEFFAFLDECGVSFADKSVIDIGAGTGVYSLHLAKMSKSVLALDISDSMLEILSLSAKEHNITNIQTANNQINDIKDRKFDIAFLTMSPALRSNEDFEIFYNLANTHIYMNWLKPRKSDLLELFMDTDTRADMAAPVARLEAFLNSKNIKFQSKEINENRSVTKNIDEMVENLAWHLEISGQNYTKDEIKNKIINLAKGDEISESIATCVKVMIF